The following are from one region of the Syngnathus typhle isolate RoL2023-S1 ecotype Sweden linkage group LG22, RoL_Styp_1.0, whole genome shotgun sequence genome:
- the bmp2b gene encoding bone morphogenetic protein 2b produces MVAVVGSLMVLLLAQVLMEGATGLIPEVGRRRYSESGRHSPQQSAGALHEFESRLLSMFGLKRRPTPGKHAVVPQYMVDLYRMHSANGDHSVRRPRSMGRHAERAASEANTIRSFHHEESMEALASLKGKTTQQFYFNLTSVPEEERITSAELRIYRDQVRGVAAATPDNSSANVSLAAAGFHRINIYEIFGAPKSGGREPLVRLLDTRLVKDSYSRWESFDVSPAVSQWTSGKGHNHGFMVEVHHPEDGQASSEHAQRRAKHVRVSRSLHRDQDSWLQARPLLVTYGHDGRGESVLHTREKRQATLRKQRRKHQHKASCKRHALYVDFSDVGWNEWIVAPPGYHAFYCQGECPFPLADHLNSTNHAIVQTLVNSVNSNIPKACCVPTDLSPISLLYLDEYEKVILKNYQDMVVEGCGCR; encoded by the exons ATGGTCGCCGTGGTCGGCTCTCTCATGGTACTGCTTCTAGCTCAGGTGTTGATGGAAGGCGCAACGGGACTCATCCCCGAGGTGGGCCGAAGACGGTACAGCGAGTCGGGGCGGCACAGCCCGCAGCAGTCGGCGGGCGCCCTGCACGAGTTCGAGTCACGGCTCCTTAGTATGTTCGGCCTGAAACGCAGGCCGACCCCAGGCAAGCACGCCGTGGTGCCGCAGTACATGGTGGACCTGTACCGCATGCACTCGGCCAACGGAGACCACAGCGTCCGCCGGCCCAGGAGTATGGGAAGGCACGCCGAAAGGGCAGCCAGCGAAGCCAACACGATTAGAAGCTTTCACCACGAAG AGTCTATGGAGGCCTTGGCCAGCCTGAAAGGCAAAACCACCCAGCAGTTCTACTTTAACCTCACTTCCGTCCCCGAGGAAGAACGCATCACCTCGGCGGAGCTTCGCATCTACAGAGACCAAGTTAGGGGAGTCGCTGCCGCCACCCCCGACAACAGCTCCGCAAATGTCAGCTTGGCGGCCGCTGGCTTCCATCGCATCAACATTTATGAGATATTCGGGGCACCCAAATCTGGCGGTAGGGAGCCTCTAGTTCGCTTGCTAGACACCCGGCTGGTGAAAGACTCTTACAGCCGGTGGGAGAGCTTTGATGTTAGTCCCGCTGTATCTCAGTGGACCTCCGGGAAAGGTCACAATCACGGCTTCATGGTGGAGGTGCACCACCCAGAGGACGGGCAGGCAAGCAGTGAGCACGCCCAGAGACGCGCTAAGCACGTGCGTGTGAGCAGGTCCCTGCACCGAGACCAGGACTCGTGGCTTCAAGCCAGGCCCTTGCTGGTGACCTACGGCCACGACGGGCGCGGGGAATCAGTGCTGCACACGCGGGAAAAGCGCCAGGCCACGCTCCGCAAACAGCGGCGGAAGCACCAGCACAAAGCCAGCTGCAAGAGGCACGCGCTTTACGTGGACTTCAGTGACGTGGGCTGGAACGAGTGGATAGTGGCGCCACCTGGCTACCACGCCTTTTACTGCCAAGGGGAGTGCCCCTTCCCCCTGGCAGACCACCTCAATTCCACCAATCACGCCATTGTGCAGACGCTCGTCAACTCTGTGAACTCAAACATTCCCAAGGCGTGCTGCGTGCCCACCGACCTGAGCCCCATATCCCTGCTTTATCTGGACGAATACGAGAAGGTCATCCTTAAAAACTACCAAGACATGGTGGTCGAGGGATGCGGCTGCCGGTGA